A window of the Lactuca sativa cultivar Salinas chromosome 7, Lsat_Salinas_v11, whole genome shotgun sequence genome harbors these coding sequences:
- the LOC111900518 gene encoding disease resistance protein RGA5, which produces MDDSIYIRHFNYPLFVLSCLSKDKVGAREAKKNTYTLQITIEFTEMSKQKIVVKVSICCEKQTRKALKIAVGVPGVDSASFVGSDKDQIAVIGEGIDSVKLTTLLRKGVAHTELVSVGPAEEKKEDKESKPNEVTFQFHPYQYYCNGYYMPYYI; this is translated from the exons ATGGACGACTCTATatatatccgacacttcaatTACCCTCTATTCGTCTTGTCTTGTCTTTCAAAAGATAAAGTGGGAGCTAGAGAGGCGAAGAAAAACACATACACACTCCAAATCACCATCGAATTCACTGAAATGTCGAAG CAAAAGATCGTTGTGAAGGTATCCATTTGCTGTGAAAAGCAAACTCGGAAGGCTCTGAAGATCGCCGTTGGTGTCCCCG GGGTTGATTCAGCGTCGTTCGTTGGCTCAGATAAAGACCAAATAGCGGTGATTGGAGAAGGTATTGACTCGGTCAAACTGACGACCTTGCTAAGGAAAGGAGTTGCACATACAGAACTAGTGAGTGTTGGTCCAGCGGAGGAGAAGAAAGAAGACAAAGAATCGAAGCCCAACGAGGTCACATTTCAGTTTCATCCTTACCAGTATTACTGTAATGGCTATTACATGCCATACTATATTTAA
- the LOC111900519 gene encoding heavy metal-associated isoprenylated plant protein 47, producing the protein MAKQKIVVKVTMNTEKKIRKALKIAVSLSGVESASFVGSDKTQIAVTGEDVDSVELTTLLRKGVGYTELLSVGPVEEKKPAAAKESNPAVASLNVNPYEYYYGSYGMPYYAYQI; encoded by the exons ATGGCAAAG CAAAAGATTGTGGTGAAGGTGACAATGAACACCGAGAAGAAAATTCGTAAGGCTCTGAAAATCGCCGTTAGTCTCTCCG GTGTGGAATCGGCATCTTTCGTTGGTTCAGATAAAACCCAAATCGCTGTAACCGGGGAAGACGTTGACTCAGTTGAACTGACGACCTTGCTAAGGAAAGGTGTCGGATACACAGAGCTACTGAGTGTTGGTCCGGTGGAGGAGAAAAAACCAGCCGCCGCAAAAGAATCAAACCCCGCGGTGGCGTCACTAAATGTTAATCCGTACGAATACTACTACGGCAGCTACGGGATGCCCTACTATGCCTATCAGATTTGA